One window from the genome of Panicum virgatum strain AP13 unplaced genomic scaffold, P.virgatum_v5 scaffold_1187, whole genome shotgun sequence encodes:
- the LOC120693935 gene encoding protein FAR1-RELATED SEQUENCE 4-like isoform X1: MPFVPFVGVNHHRSTVVFGCGIISHETSEAYEWMLLTLSLAMGQKHPISVITNGDLAMQKAIRAFWPNSNHRLCVFHVEQNISRHLHNDEVKAKFKGLLYDRCSVDEIEIKWELFLVKHKVKSEESWLHQMYQMRKLCCDAYQVGHCFLGMRSNQRSERLNAMLHEHLDGKMTLVSMLQHYERNLSDLRRNEAVLDIVALETVPFIEASASIFEKDAARLFTPTVFDVVKFSIRDASECNVMEVLDGCDATSYIVYKKGSRGVLFYVDVEMNERSVIGIRCSCSKIECFGTPCSHIFHVLSFIQAACLPICCVRRRWTTSAKYGLNTTRKSTLYDYSVNLDRYRELRNLSHAASFRASQSIESYERLKKLLSEEVATNDLACGDNDGVWYGPVLPQTQQSDSDTTGMVLDPIRVPGRGAPKKRLQAMPMKKKRSTNKCGHCNGEGHNRRTCSKLKEVVFFDSQ; this comes from the coding sequence ATGCCGTTCGTTCCTTTTGTTGGGGTGAACCACCATCGTAGCACTGTTGTTTTTGGATGTGGGATTATTTCTCATGAGACATCTGAGGCATATGAGTGGATGTTGCTAACACTTTCTCTTGCCATGGGTCAGAAGCATCCCATATCAGTTATCACCAATGGAGACCTTGCAATGCAGAAAGCTATAAGGGCGTTTTGGCCCAACTCGAATCATAGGTTGTGCGTGTTTCATGTTGAGCAAAACATATCACGTCATTTGCACAATGATGAGGTGAAGGCAAAATTCAAGGGTTTACTATATGATCGCTGCTCTGTAGATGAGATTGAAATAAAATGGGAACTATTTTTAGTAAAGCATAAAGTAAAGAGTGAGGAGTCATGGTTGCATCAGATGTATCAGATGAGGAAACTATGCTGTGATGCATATCAGGTTGGTCATTGTTTCTTAGGAATGAGGAGTAACCAACGGAGTGAGAGACTAAACGCTATGCTTCATGAACACCTTGATGGTAAAATGACATTGGTTTCCATGCTACAACACTATGAACGCAACCTTTCAGATTTGCGAAGGAACGAGGCGGTCCTAGACATTGTAGCACTGGAAACGGTTCCGTTCATAGAGGCAAGTGCATCTATATTTGAGAAAGACGCAGCACGGCTGTTCACCCCTACAGTCTTTGATGTGGTGAAATTTAGCATACGTGATGCAAGCGAGTGTAATGTTATGGAGGTACTTGATGGTTGTGATGCTACATCATACATTGTTTATAAGAAGGGTAGTAGAGGTGTGCTATTCTATGTGGATGTTGAGATGAATGAGAGGTCAGTAATTGGAATTAGGTGTTCATGCAGTAAGATCGAATGCTTTGGCACACCCTGTTCGCACATTTTCCATGTGTTATCATTTATCCAAGCAGCTTGCCTTCCAATATGTTGTGTTCGTAGAAGGTGGACCACCAGTGCAAAATATGGACTGAATACAACTAGGAAGAGCACCTTGTATGATTATTCAGTCAACCTGGATAGGTACCGTGAGTTACGGAATCTGAGCCATGCAGCCTCCTTTAGGGCATCTCAATCAATAGAATCATACGAACGTCTGAAAAAGCTGTTGTCTGAAGAGGTTGCCACCAACGATTTGGCTTGTGGCGACAATGATGGAGTGTGGTATGGGCCGGTACTTCCCCAAACTCAGCAATCAGATTCAGACACAACTGGAATGGTTTTGGATCCAATTCGAGTACCAGGACGTGGTGCGCCGAAGAAAAGACTGCAGGccatgccgatgaagaagaaaaGGTCAACAAATAAATGCGGTCACTGTAATGGAGAGGGGCATAATCGGCGCACGTGCTCCAAATTAAAAGAGGTGGTTTTTTTCGATTCGCAGTGA
- the LOC120693935 gene encoding protein FAR1-RELATED SEQUENCE 4-like isoform X2 has translation MPFVPFVGVNHHRSTVVFGCGIISHETSEAYEWMLLTLSLAMGQKHPISVITNGDLAMQKAIRAFWPNSNHRLCVFHVEQNISRHLHNDEVKAKFKGLLYDRCSVDEIEIKWELFLVKHKVKSEESWLHQMYQMRKLCCDAYQVGHCFLGMRSNQRSERLNAMLHEHLDGKMTLVSMLQHYERNLSDLRRNEAVLDIVALETVPFIEASASIFEKDAARLFTPTVFDVVKFSIRDASECNVMEVLDGCDATSYIVYKKGSRGVLFYVDVEMNERSVIGIRCSCSKIECFGTPCSHIFHVLSFIQAACLPICCVRRRWTTSAKYGLNTTRKSTLYDYSVNLDRYRELRNLSHAASFRASQSIESYERLKKLLSEEVATNDLACGDNDGVWYGPVLPQTQQSDSDTTGMVLDPIRVPGRGAPKKRLQAMPMKKKRSTNKCGHCNGEGHNRRTCSKLKEIWPR, from the coding sequence ATGCCGTTCGTTCCTTTTGTTGGGGTGAACCACCATCGTAGCACTGTTGTTTTTGGATGTGGGATTATTTCTCATGAGACATCTGAGGCATATGAGTGGATGTTGCTAACACTTTCTCTTGCCATGGGTCAGAAGCATCCCATATCAGTTATCACCAATGGAGACCTTGCAATGCAGAAAGCTATAAGGGCGTTTTGGCCCAACTCGAATCATAGGTTGTGCGTGTTTCATGTTGAGCAAAACATATCACGTCATTTGCACAATGATGAGGTGAAGGCAAAATTCAAGGGTTTACTATATGATCGCTGCTCTGTAGATGAGATTGAAATAAAATGGGAACTATTTTTAGTAAAGCATAAAGTAAAGAGTGAGGAGTCATGGTTGCATCAGATGTATCAGATGAGGAAACTATGCTGTGATGCATATCAGGTTGGTCATTGTTTCTTAGGAATGAGGAGTAACCAACGGAGTGAGAGACTAAACGCTATGCTTCATGAACACCTTGATGGTAAAATGACATTGGTTTCCATGCTACAACACTATGAACGCAACCTTTCAGATTTGCGAAGGAACGAGGCGGTCCTAGACATTGTAGCACTGGAAACGGTTCCGTTCATAGAGGCAAGTGCATCTATATTTGAGAAAGACGCAGCACGGCTGTTCACCCCTACAGTCTTTGATGTGGTGAAATTTAGCATACGTGATGCAAGCGAGTGTAATGTTATGGAGGTACTTGATGGTTGTGATGCTACATCATACATTGTTTATAAGAAGGGTAGTAGAGGTGTGCTATTCTATGTGGATGTTGAGATGAATGAGAGGTCAGTAATTGGAATTAGGTGTTCATGCAGTAAGATCGAATGCTTTGGCACACCCTGTTCGCACATTTTCCATGTGTTATCATTTATCCAAGCAGCTTGCCTTCCAATATGTTGTGTTCGTAGAAGGTGGACCACCAGTGCAAAATATGGACTGAATACAACTAGGAAGAGCACCTTGTATGATTATTCAGTCAACCTGGATAGGTACCGTGAGTTACGGAATCTGAGCCATGCAGCCTCCTTTAGGGCATCTCAATCAATAGAATCATACGAACGTCTGAAAAAGCTGTTGTCTGAAGAGGTTGCCACCAACGATTTGGCTTGTGGCGACAATGATGGAGTGTGGTATGGGCCGGTACTTCCCCAAACTCAGCAATCAGATTCAGACACAACTGGAATGGTTTTGGATCCAATTCGAGTACCAGGACGTGGTGCGCCGAAGAAAAGACTGCAGGccatgccgatgaagaagaaaaGGTCAACAAATAAATGCGGTCACTGTAATGGAGAGGGGCATAATCGGCGCACGTGCTCCAAATTAAAAGAG